One bacterium DNA segment encodes these proteins:
- a CDS encoding TrkA family potassium uptake protein: MKIIVIGCGRMGAGLAQTLSLQGHAVTVVDADPAAFDRLGPSFKGNTVAGNAIDRETLLAAGMERADGLAAVTASDEANVVAARLAMQVFHVPRVVARLYDPRKAEIYRRLGLHTITPVTWGIHRMAELLCYSRLDTVVSLGSGEVDVVESEIPPLLVGRTVTELTVAGEIRVVSISRAGKTFLPTLATVFHKGDLVHVAVLVTSADRLRKLLGQQ, from the coding sequence TTGAAGATCATCGTCATCGGCTGCGGCCGGATGGGTGCGGGGCTCGCGCAGACCCTTTCGTTGCAGGGCCACGCGGTGACCGTGGTGGATGCGGACCCGGCAGCCTTCGACCGCCTGGGGCCGTCCTTCAAGGGAAACACGGTCGCGGGGAACGCCATCGACCGGGAAACGCTCCTTGCCGCGGGGATGGAGCGGGCCGACGGGCTGGCGGCGGTGACCGCAAGCGACGAGGCCAACGTGGTCGCCGCGCGGCTGGCGATGCAGGTCTTCCACGTCCCAAGGGTGGTCGCCCGGCTCTACGACCCCCGCAAGGCGGAGATCTACCGGCGACTGGGGCTGCACACGATCACGCCGGTGACGTGGGGGATCCATCGGATGGCCGAGCTGCTCTGCTACTCCCGCCTCGACACCGTGGTGAGCCTGGGAAGCGGCGAGGTCGACGTCGTGGAATCGGAGATCCCGCCCCTCCTGGTGGGGCGGACGGTGACCGAGCTGACGGTGGCCGGCGAGATCCGGGTCGTGTCGATCAGCCGCGCCGGGAAGACCTTCCTCCCCACGCTGGCGACGGTGTTCCACAAGGGGGACCTGGTCCACGTGGCGGTGCTGGTGACGTCGGCCGACCGGCTCCGGAAGCTGCTGGGGCAGCAATAG
- a CDS encoding TrkA family potassium uptake protein — protein MAMNVIVVGGGKVGSYLAALLLSAGHMVKLVEVFPGEMPMLRRDLPPEAILAGDGTDPAVLETAGIRHANVVAAVTGADETNLVVTSLARFEFHVPRTIARVKNPRNAWMFTPEMGVDIALNQADLLGHLIAEEMSLGDMTTLLKLRKGLFSLVEEKVHPEAAASGKTVRELKLPEACVLVAVLRKGDMLHPAPDLVLQPADEVLAVVHATQAGKLAALLGPRKG, from the coding sequence ATGGCGATGAACGTGATCGTGGTGGGGGGAGGCAAGGTGGGGTCGTACCTGGCGGCGCTGCTCCTTTCCGCGGGGCACATGGTCAAGCTCGTCGAGGTGTTCCCCGGGGAGATGCCGATGCTGCGGCGGGACCTGCCGCCGGAGGCGATCCTCGCGGGGGACGGGACCGACCCCGCGGTGCTCGAGACCGCCGGGATCCGCCATGCGAACGTCGTGGCGGCCGTGACCGGCGCCGACGAGACGAACCTCGTGGTGACCAGCCTGGCCCGGTTCGAGTTCCACGTCCCGCGGACGATCGCCCGGGTCAAGAATCCGAGGAACGCATGGATGTTCACCCCCGAGATGGGGGTGGACATCGCGCTCAACCAGGCCGATCTGCTGGGACACCTCATTGCCGAGGAGATGTCGCTCGGGGACATGACGACGCTCCTGAAGCTCCGCAAGGGGCTTTTCTCCCTCGTTGAGGAGAAGGTCCACCCGGAGGCGGCCGCTTCCGGCAAGACGGTGCGGGAGCTGAAGCTCCCGGAGGCGTGCGTCCTGGTGGCGGTCCTCCGGAAGGGGGATATGCTTCACCCCGCCCCCGACCTGGTCCTCCAGCCGGCGGACGAGGTGCTCGCGGTGGTGCACGCCACGCAGGCGGGGAAGCTCGCCGCCCTCCTGGGCCCCCGGAAGGGATGA